From Candidatus Thermoplasmatota archaeon:
CTCCTTCTGCTACATCGTGACGACAAACGGCAACGGGCCGGGGCCGGAGTGCCCGACGAACCTCGAGGCGCAGGCGCGCTCCGATACGACGATCCTTCTGACGTGGGACGCCGCGACGGACGCCGACTCGTACAACGTGTACCGCGCCGTCGGGGCCGGACCCTTCGTCCTGCTCGGAAACACGACGGGCACGTCGTTCGTGGATTCGGACACGGTCGTCGGCGTGACGTACCGGTACACGGTGACGACCGTGATCGGCGACGAGGAGTCGGAGGACTGCGACGAGGTGGAAGCCACGGCGATCCCGTTCTTCACGAGCCCGTGGGCCGCCGCGATTGCGACGGTGGGCGCAACGGGCGCCTGGGTGGCCTTGCGCCGCCGCAGCTAGGTTCTTCGAGGGGGGCCTCCGGGCCCCCGTTTCTCTTTCTTAATGTGGCGGCCGATCGGCGTCCCAGCACCGCTTTGAGCGTCACCGACGAACCCCTCCTCGTATGCCTCCGCGTTCTCCCCTCGTCCTGCCGAGCCTTGCGTCCCTGTTCTTGTTCCTTGCCGGCGCCGCGACGGTCTCCGCGCAATTCGAACCCCACTGCTCCGACGGGTTCGACAACGACGAGGACGGCCTCGTCGATTACCCGGACGACCCCGGCTGCGAGTCTCCCGACGACGAGGACGAATCGAACCGCCCGCCGGCGACGGCGCCGCCGCCGTGTCCCACGAGCGTGAACGCCGAAGCGCACGAGGACGCGAGCATCATGGTCACGTGGTCGAGCCACTTCACGGCCGAGGTGGACCGGCTCTACCGCGCCGAGGGCGACGGCCCCTTCGAGCTGTTTGCCCAAAGCACGCCCGAGCATCCGCACATCCTCGACGCGAGCACGACGCCAGGCACGACGTACCGCTACCGCGTGACGTCCTCGAACGAGCTTGGCGAGTCGGAGGGGTGCGGTTTCGTCGAAGCGACGGCCGTACCGTTCCTCCCCGACCCGGCCCTTGGCGTGGCCCTGGCGCTTGCGTGCACGGGGGCCCTCGCGTGGGGCGCTCGCCGGCCGGAGGGTTGAGCCAACCCCATGGCGCCGGCGGCCGAGCGTGCGCGTCTTGTGGCGGGCCTGCTTGCGGCAGGCTACGGCCTTCTCTCCTTGACGGGCGTCCTCGACCACGAGACGCCCGCGCCCCTGGCGCTTGTCCTCGTGGCCGTCGGCTTGGGTCTGGCCGCTGCGCCGCTTGCGCGCGCGGCGCGCGCCCCGAGCCCGTCGAAGCCGCTTCGGCGGAACCTCGTCCTTGCGCTGGGCTTCTTTTGCTTCGGCAGCGTGCTCGCGTACAACCTCGCTTCGGGCTCGGCCTTCTCGGCCCCCGAGCTTGCGCTTCTTGCCTACGGCTTTGCGCTCGTTGCGCTCGCGCCGTTCCTCGAACGCCGCGCGGGACCGCTCAAGGTCGACACGCTTGTGGCGTACAGCCTTCCTCTGCTCCTTGCGCCCCTTGCCGCGTGGGCGCTCCAGGCCCTGCTCGAGTCGGGCGCGGGCGACTCGCCGCTTCGGTGGTACCTTCGCCACGCGCTCGTGGATCCCATGGCGGGCACCCTTTCGCTGCTTGGCATCCCCGCGTCCGTGCGCGGCGAGACGGTCGCGCTTGCAACCGACCGAGGCACGCTCTTCCTCACCGTGGGCGTCGTGTGCGCCGGCTTCTATCCGGCGGCCCTCTTCCTGGGCCTCCTGGGCCTCTTCGCGTGGGAGCGCAACCTTCCGCCCCGACGCCTTGCGCTCTACGCGCTGCTTGGGCTTGCGGGCGTCTGGTTGGCCAACGTCGCGCGGCTCGTGCTGCTGGCCGTGGTCGGCCGCGAATGGGGCGGACGCGCGTTGCAGGAGGCCCATCAGCACGCAGGCTGGGCGCTCTTTCTTGCCTTCACGCTTGCCTTCTGGTTCTTGGTCCTTCGGCGCTTTGAGCAACCCGCTGCCGCCGGCGGCGGCCTGAGCCAAACCGCAAAGAACTAGGCCGGCCGGAAGGGTTTCCGTCGCCATGCGGGCGTCCCCCGTGACGGCGTGCGCGGTCCTGGCGTTGAGCACGGGGGCGGTCGCGTGGCTTCTCCAACGCCCGGGCGATGTCCCTGGGCCTCTTCCTGCGCTCCTGGCCGTCGCGGGCTCCGTCGCCGGCGCGGCAGCGCTTCTCTCGACCCGTCGCCACGCGGGCACGATGCTGCTTCTGGCCTCGGCCGCCCTTGCGCTTGGAACGGCCTCCACCGACGCGCTCTGGCCCGACGCGCTGCCGCTTGCCGCGGGCGCCGCCGCATGGCTTGCGGCCGCTCCCCTTGCCCTTGGCGCGGCGGCCGCCGCGCATGCGATCGACGCCAACGCTCGGCGGGGGGCGCCCGACGCGCCGGCGCTCGCCCGATTGGCTCCGGAGGCGGTGCGCGTGCTGCGGGACGGGACCGAGCGATTCGTTTCCGCCGCCGAGCTTGCAGTCGACGATCGGATGATCGTGGCGGAAGGCGAGCGTCTGGCGGCCGACGGCGTGGTCGCGCGGGGAACCGGCAGCGTCGAGACTGCGCACCTCACGGGCGAGCCCTTGCCCGCCGACGTCGGGGAAGGAGACGCCGTGCCCGCCGGCGGTCTTGTGGTCCAGGGCCGTCTCGTGGTGCGCGCGACGCGGACGGGCGCCGAAACGTCGCTGGGTCGGATCCTCGCCTCGCTCGAAGAATCCGCCGCGCCCCCGTTTGCCGGAAGCGGCGAGGCGACGGCCGCGCGCATGGTCCCCCTCGTGCTGGCGGCCGCAGCCGGCGCGGCGGTCGTGTCGCATCTCACGCTTGCTCCGCTTGCCGCGCCGCTTCCGCTGCTCCTTGCCGTGCTCTTGGCCGGCGCGCCCGCTTCGCTGCCGCTGGCCGTCCGGCCGGCCCTTCACGGCGCGCGGCTTGCGGCCCGCGTCCGCGGGGCGCTCGTGAAGGACGCCCAAGCCCTCGAACGCCTCGCGCGCGTCCAAACGATCGTCTTCGACAAGACCGGGACGCTCACGCAAGGCCGGCTGGCGCTGGCGCACGTGGAAGGCCTTGCCAAAAACCAGGAGGAGATCCTCGCGCTTGCCGCCGCCGCGGAGGCACACAATGGGCATCTGCTCGCGCGAGCCGTCGTCGCGGCCGCCGCGGACCGCCGCATCGAACCGGCGCGCGTGACCGACGCGAGAACGCTTGCGAGCGTGGGCGTCGAGGCGACCTTCGAAGGCCGGGAGCTTCTCGTGGGAAGCGCAAAGCTGCTTCGATCCCGCCGCGTGGACATCGAGCGGGCTCTTGCCCGCTGGGACGAGCTTCAATCCAAGGGATTCACGACCGTAGGGGTAAGCGTGGGAGGAACGCTTGTCGGCCTTCTCGCCTTCTCGGATCCCCTGCGCCCGGAAAGCGGGGAAGCCGCGGCGCGCCTGCGCGAGCTTGGCGTCGAGTGCGCGATCGTGACCGGCGACCACGTTCGGACGGCCGAGGCGGCCGCGCGCGAGCTCGGGCTTCGCCGCGTGTTCGCCGAGATCACGCCCCAGGGAAAGGCGGGCGCCGTGCGCGGCTTGCAGGAAGGAGGCCGCGTGGTGGCCGTCGTTGGCGACGGCGTCAACGACGCTCCCGCGCTTGCCGCCGCCGACGTCGGGATCGCCATGGGCTCGGGCGCGCAGGTGGCCGTCGAGGAGGCCGGCGTGGTCCTGCTGCGGCCAGACGTGCGCCTCGTCCCCGAGCTTGTGTCCTTGGCGCGTTTGCGGATGGAGCGCGCTCGGTCCAGCCTGCGCCTGGCGATCGCCTTCTTGGCCGTCGCCATGGCGCTTGCGGCCGCCGGCCTCCTGCCGCTTGTGCTCGCCGGACCGGTGGCCGCGCTCGCCGCCGCGCCGGCGCTTCTTTTCTCCCGAACCGGCTAGCGCGCCGGCGGCGCGACAGCCGACGCGGCTTGAAACGATCCGGCCGCCGCCTCGCCGGGCTTTGCAAAATGCGCGGGATACCAGTGCTCGAACAGAAGGCAAAGCAGGCCGTTGTCCGTCGCGTTCACGCCCGTGCGGAACTGGTCCGAGAGCCCGAAGGCGTAGGCGACGAAGATCGCAAAGAACGCTGCGTGGAGGGCCACCGGGATGGGCAGGATGGCAAGCACGATGCCCGGCGCGATGAGCGCCATGCCGCCGGGAATCCCCGGCGCGCCGATGCTCACGATCGCAAGCGGAAGGATGAGCACGAGGATGTCAAGCGCCGTCGGCGTGTAGCCGACAAGCAGGCTCGTGGTGACCGTGAGCACGAAGGCGCCGATCATCGTTCCGTCCAGGTTCACCGTCGCCCCGAGCACCACGATGAACTCGCGGATCTCCTGGCGCACCCCGAGCGCTTTCGTGCGGTCGAGGTTGATGGGCACGGTCGCGTAGCTCGAAGCGGTCGCCCAGGCGAACGGATAGACGTACACGAGGTACTCGCGCACGAACGCCCGGACGGAGAATCCCGTGATCCTGCACACGGCAAGGACGCCCATGGCAAGGAAGATCGCAAGCGCCACGGCGAGGACGCCAACGGAGAGGAAGTACCACAGCACGGGATCGCGTCCCGCAAGGCTTCCCACCTCGCCCACCCGCGAGAGCGCATCGGCAAGCTTCGTGGGAATGTAGATGCCGACGAGGAACAGAAGTCCAGGCAGCACCGCGCGGACGCCGTGGCCGATCCGCTCGATGCCCCCGATGCCGATGCGGTGCAGCGTGCCGGCCGTGGGACGGCAGAACCAGGCAAGACGCGGGCTGCGGCCCCCGTAGTGCAGGAAGAGGGCCACGAGCGCGCCGTACCAGATCGCGATGAAGGCGGGCGCGCCCGTGGCGGCCGCAAGCGTCTGCTGCCCCACGTGCGCGAGCACGGCTCCCAGATCGCCCGAGGACGGCGTGAGCGGCAGCCCGAAGACGAGCACGAGGAAGATCGCGGCAAAGACGCCGGCCAGAAACGTCGTCAGCACGAAGGCCACGGAGACCCAGAACGCGAACTTCCCCGCGCTGCCCGTGGACAGCAAGCCCACGATGGCCGGCGTGAGCACGAGGAAGATGATGAACGGAACCGCGCGGCCCAGAAGCCAGAACGCGCCGTCGACCCCCGCCCCCACCCAAGCCAAGTACGAGGGGAACGCCGAACCAAGCGCGATGCCCGCAAGAAGGGCGAAGAGGCCCACAAGCGGCCCCAGCTTGCGGACCGTCGCCAAGAGCATGCAGGCGCGCAGGCGGCTCCCGGTCTAAAGACGTGACGGTGGACGCCCCGTTCTTGCCAGGCGGACGGCCCGAGCCCCACCAGTTTCGGGCACCCCCGCCCGCCGCTTATGGCCGGCGCAATCGTCTGCCAGGCCGTGAAACCCGTCTGGATCAACGACAAGCTGCACTCCCAGCTTGGACGCAGCACGCGGCCCGCCCAGCGCCGGATCGACGCGACGGACGAGGAACCGGCGCGCGAGGCCTACGGCCAGTGCCGCGTCCTGGAGGTGGACGCCAAAAGCGCGCTCACGGATTTCACCATGGGCGGCCACGCCACCGGAATCGCGTGGTCGCTCAATCCCTACGTCGGCTGCATGCACCGATGCGCGTATTGCTACGTCCCCGACACGATGAAGGTGGATCGACGCCGGTGGGGGAACTACGTCGTCGCCAAGCAAAACCTGCCGCGCCTGGTCGAACGCGAGATGCGAACGCGCAAGCCGTTGACCGTGTACATCTCCACCGCGACCGACCCGTACCAGGCCGCCGAGCGCGACCTCGAGATCGTTCGACGTTGCCTGGAGATCATTCTCCGGAAGGACTGGCCCGTCGAGATCCTCACGCGAAGCCCGCTCGTGCTGCGCGACCTGGACTTCCTCCGCCGCTTCTCGCAGCTTCGCGTGGGCTTGAGCGTTCCCACGCTCGACGACGAGGCGCGCAAGATCGTCGAACCGGCCGCGCCGCCCATCTCGGCGCGCCTGCACACCCTTCGCCAGCTGGCCGACGAGGGCCTCACGGTCTTTGCCAACTACTCGCCGGCCTACCCGACGACAAGCGGCACGACCATGCGGGACGTTGCGCGCGCCTTTCGCGACGCGGGCGTGAGCTGGGTCAACACCTCCTACTGGCGCCGCC
This genomic window contains:
- a CDS encoding heavy metal translocating P-type ATPase, with the translated sequence MRASPVTACAVLALSTGAVAWLLQRPGDVPGPLPALLAVAGSVAGAAALLSTRRHAGTMLLLASAALALGTASTDALWPDALPLAAGAAAWLAAAPLALGAAAAAHAIDANARRGAPDAPALARLAPEAVRVLRDGTERFVSAAELAVDDRMIVAEGERLAADGVVARGTGSVETAHLTGEPLPADVGEGDAVPAGGLVVQGRLVVRATRTGAETSLGRILASLEESAAPPFAGSGEATAARMVPLVLAAAAGAAVVSHLTLAPLAAPLPLLLAVLLAGAPASLPLAVRPALHGARLAARVRGALVKDAQALERLARVQTIVFDKTGTLTQGRLALAHVEGLAKNQEEILALAAAAEAHNGHLLARAVVAAAADRRIEPARVTDARTLASVGVEATFEGRELLVGSAKLLRSRRVDIERALARWDELQSKGFTTVGVSVGGTLVGLLAFSDPLRPESGEAAARLRELGVECAIVTGDHVRTAEAAARELGLRRVFAEITPQGKAGAVRGLQEGGRVVAVVGDGVNDAPALAAADVGIAMGSGAQVAVEEAGVVLLRPDVRLVPELVSLARLRMERARSSLRLAIAFLAVAMALAAAGLLPLVLAGPVAALAAAPALLFSRTG
- a CDS encoding fibronectin type III domain-containing protein; amino-acid sequence: MPPRSPLVLPSLASLFLFLAGAATVSAQFEPHCSDGFDNDEDGLVDYPDDPGCESPDDEDESNRPPATAPPPCPTSVNAEAHEDASIMVTWSSHFTAEVDRLYRAEGDGPFELFAQSTPEHPHILDASTTPGTTYRYRVTSSNELGESEGCGFVEATAVPFLPDPALGVALALACTGALAWGARRPEG
- a CDS encoding radical SAM protein; this encodes MAGAIVCQAVKPVWINDKLHSQLGRSTRPAQRRIDATDEEPAREAYGQCRVLEVDAKSALTDFTMGGHATGIAWSLNPYVGCMHRCAYCYVPDTMKVDRRRWGNYVVAKQNLPRLVEREMRTRKPLTVYISTATDPYQAAERDLEIVRRCLEIILRKDWPVEILTRSPLVLRDLDFLRRFSQLRVGLSVPTLDDEARKIVEPAAPPISARLHTLRQLADEGLTVFANYSPAYPTTSGTTMRDVARAFRDAGVSWVNTSYWRRQPSFLPALWERLQGTQWEDLARFIASEERQRAARAELAAALAEENVPLRTGFFNPPFDPAPARTRDTSLDSVDSTAPRARHGLLEPAWMSPTAEAAYPEYEGA
- a CDS encoding exosortase/archaeosortase family protein, producing MAPAAERARLVAGLLAAGYGLLSLTGVLDHETPAPLALVLVAVGLGLAAAPLARAARAPSPSKPLRRNLVLALGFFCFGSVLAYNLASGSAFSAPELALLAYGFALVALAPFLERRAGPLKVDTLVAYSLPLLLAPLAAWALQALLESGAGDSPLRWYLRHALVDPMAGTLSLLGIPASVRGETVALATDRGTLFLTVGVVCAGFYPAALFLGLLGLFAWERNLPPRRLALYALLGLAGVWLANVARLVLLAVVGREWGGRALQEAHQHAGWALFLAFTLAFWFLVLRRFEQPAAAGGGLSQTAKN
- a CDS encoding cation:dicarboxylase symporter family transporter; the encoded protein is MLLATVRKLGPLVGLFALLAGIALGSAFPSYLAWVGAGVDGAFWLLGRAVPFIIFLVLTPAIVGLLSTGSAGKFAFWVSVAFVLTTFLAGVFAAIFLVLVFGLPLTPSSGDLGAVLAHVGQQTLAAATGAPAFIAIWYGALVALFLHYGGRSPRLAWFCRPTAGTLHRIGIGGIERIGHGVRAVLPGLLFLVGIYIPTKLADALSRVGEVGSLAGRDPVLWYFLSVGVLAVALAIFLAMGVLAVCRITGFSVRAFVREYLVYVYPFAWATASSYATVPINLDRTKALGVRQEIREFIVVLGATVNLDGTMIGAFVLTVTTSLLVGYTPTALDILVLILPLAIVSIGAPGIPGGMALIAPGIVLAILPIPVALHAAFFAIFVAYAFGLSDQFRTGVNATDNGLLCLLFEHWYPAHFAKPGEAAAGSFQAASAVAPPAR